A single region of the Triticum dicoccoides isolate Atlit2015 ecotype Zavitan chromosome 2B, WEW_v2.0, whole genome shotgun sequence genome encodes:
- the LOC119365457 gene encoding uncharacterized protein LOC119365457: MTDHTPPGEKYSNYYPYNHGSGVAHHGRRCRAQPPPRPTASTRIPLRGSLATTPPTPEARSLPASSSSRRSALHRRRCRAQIPPRPTASALSMGIRCGSARTFTIATAVCSPRTPHACTPRPATARLERALPPIPSVSPPAPSAPLMAFGAIAGTKTVAVLFDSCSIRCIFREKIPTSSSSRRGACHRRRWHCHGCPSLLSDGTAQTVIPRSSSESSELI, translated from the exons ATGACTGACCATACTCCACCAGGAGAGAAGTACTCGAACTACTATCCCTACAATCACGGATCGGGAGTCGCCCACCACGGCCGACGCTGCCGCGCCCAACCTCCACCGCGGCCGACTGCCTCCACGCGAATTCCCTTGCGAGGCTCTCTGGCGACCACACCGCCTACTCCAGaggcgaggagcttgccggcgtCCAGCTCCTCAAGGAGAAGCGCGCTCCACCGCCGACGCTGCCGCGCCCAAATCCCACCGCGGCCGACCGCCTCCGCTCTCTCGATGGGGATCCGCTGCGGCAGTGCCAGGACGTTCACCATCGCCACCGCAGTCTGTTCACCGCGGACGCCACATGCCTGCACCCCACGGCCGGCCACCGCGCGTCTGGAGCGCGCTCTTCCGCCTATTCCCAGTGTGTCGCCGCCGGCCCCGAGCGCGCCGCTGATGGCCTTCGGTGCTATCGCAGGCACCAAGACCGTCGCTGTGCTG TTCGATTCATGTTCAATTAGGTGCATATTTCGTGAGAAAATCCCGACGTCCAGCTCTTCAAGGAGAGGAGCCTGCCACCGCCGACGCTGGCATTGCCATGGGTGCCCATCCTTGCTGTCCGATGGAACCGCTCAGACGGTCATACCGCGGTCGTCGTCAGAATCATCCGAGTTGATTTAA